Proteins from one Thaumasiovibrio subtropicus genomic window:
- a CDS encoding helix-turn-helix domain-containing protein: MEYLDRIKRLAKVQGISQKQLGDALGLQQGTMSRKLSGKYGIEVRELEKIASALQTTVGYLLTGQIDSEAQRTTTLNELNGQTRTYVPVINRRDFTSYTSGEKVSVISKKSLPEHLDGEGCLGIVVDNENIAQCAPMGSFALTSLKAKYKPKQPVLASVRGSEPDFYHMTQIADGVVFSTSQPDFPNLFVSHDEYQIHGYIVQSEWHFEQLS, translated from the coding sequence ATGGAATATTTAGACAGAATTAAGCGTCTGGCTAAAGTACAAGGAATTAGCCAAAAGCAACTTGGAGATGCGCTGGGTCTTCAACAAGGTACCATGAGCCGCAAGTTGTCTGGAAAGTATGGCATTGAAGTACGTGAGCTAGAAAAAATTGCAAGCGCATTGCAAACCACTGTGGGCTACTTGTTAACTGGCCAAATAGACAGTGAAGCACAACGTACCACGACGTTAAATGAACTCAATGGCCAAACTCGCACCTACGTGCCAGTGATCAACCGCCGTGATTTCACCTCTTATACCAGTGGCGAAAAAGTGTCAGTGATCAGTAAGAAATCACTGCCTGAACACCTTGATGGTGAAGGTTGCCTAGGTATCGTTGTTGATAACGAAAATATCGCGCAGTGTGCACCGATGGGCAGCTTTGCTTTAACATCACTGAAGGCAAAGTATAAACCAAAACAGCCTGTACTTGCCTCTGTACGCGGCAGTGAGCCTGATTTTTACCACATGACACAAATCGCCGATGGCGTTGTTTTCTCAACCTCTCAGCCTGATTTTCCAAATCTGTTTGTGAGTCATGATGAGTACCAAATCCACGGCTATATCGTGCAATCAGAATGGCACTTTGAGCAACTGAGCTAA
- the trpR gene encoding trp operon repressor: MAEKADFTDWQQVIALLKTSFEQGREETILQLLLTPDERESLLGRVNIVNELLKGDLSQRQISQLLGVGVATITRGSNELKQKDEETKQWLDDLLSTYRDS; encoded by the coding sequence ATGGCGGAGAAAGCAGATTTTACCGATTGGCAGCAAGTCATCGCTTTACTCAAAACTTCATTTGAGCAGGGACGTGAAGAAACGATATTACAACTTCTGCTTACGCCAGATGAGCGGGAGTCCTTGTTAGGGCGCGTGAATATAGTGAACGAACTGCTAAAAGGTGATCTAAGCCAGCGTCAAATTAGTCAACTTTTAGGTGTTGGGGTCGCGACAATCACCCGAGGTTCGAATGAGTTGAAGCAGAAAGATGAAGAGACCAAGCAGTGGCTTGATGATCTTTTATCCACATACCGTGACTCGTAA